In Pseudomonas fluorescens, one genomic interval encodes:
- a CDS encoding YbgA family protein yields the protein MSDLSASRPKIAISACLMGAEVRYNGGHKESRLCSRTLAEYFEFVPVCPEVAIGLGIPREPIRLVGDPDAPEAIGTVNPQINVTEPLAAYGQKMAGELNDICGYIFMQQSPSCGLERVKVYHANGAPVNGGGRGIYAQAFCAQHPDLPVEEAGRLNDPVLRENFITRVLAYSAWQQVLEQGLSRRALTEFHSRYKYLLMAHNPEQYKALGKLLGNMAKTDPVELGPRYFSELMSALKKCATRRTHSNVLQHISGYLKQAISPEDKQEMQHVIGQYRHGIVPLVVPLTLLKHHFRQHPDPYIARQVYLQPHPENLSLRNAI from the coding sequence ATGTCCGATCTTTCTGCTTCCCGGCCCAAAATCGCCATCAGCGCCTGCCTGATGGGCGCCGAAGTGCGCTACAACGGCGGGCACAAGGAATCGCGGTTGTGCAGCCGCACCCTTGCCGAGTATTTCGAATTCGTGCCGGTATGTCCGGAAGTCGCGATTGGCCTGGGCATCCCGCGCGAACCGATCCGCCTGGTTGGCGATCCCGATGCTCCTGAAGCTATCGGTACGGTCAATCCGCAAATCAATGTCACCGAACCACTGGCAGCCTACGGGCAGAAAATGGCCGGCGAGCTCAATGACATCTGCGGCTATATCTTCATGCAGCAGTCGCCTTCGTGCGGTCTGGAGCGGGTCAAGGTCTATCACGCCAACGGCGCGCCGGTGAACGGCGGCGGCCGTGGCATCTACGCTCAGGCGTTCTGTGCGCAGCACCCTGACCTGCCGGTGGAAGAAGCCGGACGCCTGAACGATCCGGTGTTGCGGGAAAACTTCATCACCCGCGTGCTCGCCTACAGCGCCTGGCAGCAGGTGCTCGAACAAGGCTTGAGCCGCCGCGCACTGACCGAATTCCACTCACGCTACAAATACCTGCTGATGGCACACAACCCTGAGCAATACAAAGCCTTGGGCAAACTGCTGGGCAACATGGCCAAGACCGATCCGGTCGAACTCGGCCCGCGCTATTTCAGCGAGTTGATGAGCGCGTTGAAGAAATGCGCTACCCGCCGCACCCACAGCAACGTGCTGCAACACATCAGCGGCTACCTGAAACAGGCGATCAGCCCGGAAGACAAACAGGAAATGCAGCATGTCATCGGCCAGTACCGCCACGGCATCGTGCCGCTGGTGGTGCCATTGACTCTGCTCAAACACCACTTTCGCCAACACCCGGATCCGTACATTGCGCGGCAGGTTTACTTGCAGCCGCATCCGGAAAACCTCAGCCTGCGAAACGCCATTTGA
- a CDS encoding MerR family transcriptional regulator, with translation MNDKLDTSAQEDLGADFKKALDEGWLPIREVARQTGVNAITLRAWERRYGLIVPQRTPKGHRLYSSEHVQRILTILTWLNRGVAVSQVKPLLDAPQAFTETVENDWQRQRQSLLGAVIQLNERNLDDSINQAMALYPPRTLCEQLLLPLLAELEQRWQGQFGAQMERVFFYSWLRSKFGARIYHNNRQLHAAPLLLINHSDLALEPHLWLCAWLISSADCPVQVFDWPLPAGELALAVDHLQARGVLLYSSKAMNLAQLPKLLNGIGTAKMLVGPTVCIHQTELSVRTPEIADLILAEDPLSAHQELVQRGLI, from the coding sequence ATGAACGATAAACTCGACACCAGCGCCCAGGAAGACCTCGGCGCCGACTTCAAGAAAGCCCTCGACGAGGGCTGGCTGCCGATCCGCGAAGTGGCGCGGCAGACCGGGGTCAACGCCATCACCCTGCGCGCCTGGGAGCGCCGTTACGGGTTGATCGTGCCGCAGCGCACGCCCAAGGGCCATCGCCTGTATTCCAGCGAACATGTGCAACGAATCCTGACCATCCTGACCTGGCTTAATCGAGGCGTGGCTGTCAGTCAGGTCAAACCGTTGCTCGATGCTCCGCAAGCCTTTACCGAGACGGTGGAAAACGACTGGCAACGGCAGCGCCAGTCCTTGCTCGGCGCCGTCATCCAGCTCAATGAGCGCAACCTCGACGACAGCATCAACCAGGCCATGGCCCTGTACCCGCCACGCACCCTGTGCGAGCAATTGCTCCTGCCGCTGCTGGCCGAACTCGAGCAGCGCTGGCAAGGCCAGTTCGGCGCACAGATGGAACGGGTGTTCTTTTATTCCTGGTTACGCAGCAAATTCGGCGCGCGCATCTACCATAACAATCGGCAATTACACGCTGCGCCGTTGCTGCTGATCAATCACTCGGACCTGGCACTGGAACCTCACCTGTGGCTATGCGCGTGGCTGATCAGCAGTGCCGACTGCCCGGTGCAAGTGTTCGACTGGCCGCTACCGGCCGGAGAACTGGCGCTCGCGGTCGATCATCTGCAAGCGCGGGGAGTGCTGCTGTATTCCAGCAAGGCGATGAATCTGGCGCAGCTGCCAAAACTGCTGAATGGCATCGGCACTGCAAAAATGCTCGTCGGACCAACGGTATGCATCCACCAGACCGAGTTGTCCGTAAGAACCCCTGAGATCGCTGATCTGATCCTGGCCGAAGACCCGCTTTCGGCACATCAGGAACTGGTTCAGCGTGGGCTGATTTAA
- the phrB gene encoding deoxyribodipyrimidine photo-lyase has product MQLIWLRSDLRQHDNTALAAAAARGPTVAVYLLSPQQWLEHDDAACKVDFWLRNLRELSSRLGELNIPLLLRTANHWDQAPAVLLELCVQLNIQAVHVNEEYGIHESQRDAAVAVALKTKGIAFHSYLDQLLFKPGTVLTKTETYFQVFSQFRKVCYERLHRSMPALVKTPGKQAKLNIDSDPVPASVAGFATPSESLRTLWPAGEQEARRRLDTFADAQIDYYQSERDFPAKPGTSQLSAYLAAGVISPRQCLHAALQSNQGEFDSGKVGAVTWINELLWREFYKHILVGYPRVSRHRAFRPETEALAWRDAPDDLAAWQEARTGLPIIDAAMRQLLETGWMHNRLRMIVAMFLTKNLLIDWREGERFFMRHLIDGDLAANNGGWQWSSSTGTDSAPYFRIFNPLNQSEKFDSEGLFIKHWLPELAGLNKKEVHNPASAGELFGVADYPAPIVNLGASRERALAAFKNLPSRSSMEEVHE; this is encoded by the coding sequence ATGCAATTGATCTGGCTGCGCAGCGACTTGCGCCAACATGACAACACCGCCCTCGCGGCCGCCGCAGCGCGCGGTCCGACGGTTGCCGTGTATCTGTTGAGCCCGCAGCAATGGCTGGAACATGACGACGCCGCGTGCAAGGTCGACTTCTGGCTGCGCAACCTGCGTGAGCTGAGCAGTCGCCTCGGCGAGCTGAACATCCCGTTGCTGCTGCGCACCGCCAATCATTGGGATCAGGCCCCGGCGGTGCTGCTCGAACTTTGTGTGCAATTGAATATTCAAGCTGTGCACGTCAACGAAGAATATGGCATCCACGAAAGCCAGCGCGACGCCGCGGTGGCGGTGGCCCTGAAGACCAAAGGCATCGCTTTCCACAGCTACCTTGACCAACTGCTGTTCAAGCCCGGCACGGTACTGACCAAAACCGAAACCTACTTTCAGGTGTTCAGCCAGTTCCGCAAGGTCTGCTATGAACGCCTGCACCGCTCGATGCCGGCGCTGGTCAAGACGCCCGGCAAACAGGCAAAGCTGAACATCGACAGCGATCCGGTGCCGGCATCCGTCGCCGGTTTTGCAACGCCGAGCGAGTCTTTGCGCACACTGTGGCCGGCCGGCGAACAGGAAGCCCGGCGCCGTCTCGACACCTTCGCCGACGCGCAGATCGACTACTACCAGAGCGAACGCGACTTCCCGGCCAAACCCGGCACCAGTCAACTTTCCGCGTACCTCGCCGCCGGGGTGATTTCGCCGCGCCAATGCCTGCATGCGGCCTTGCAAAGCAATCAGGGCGAATTCGACAGCGGCAAGGTCGGCGCGGTGACCTGGATCAACGAGCTGCTGTGGCGCGAGTTCTACAAACACATTCTGGTGGGCTACCCACGGGTTTCGCGCCACCGCGCATTTCGCCCGGAAACCGAAGCCCTGGCCTGGCGTGATGCGCCGGACGATCTGGCGGCCTGGCAAGAGGCGCGCACCGGTTTGCCGATCATCGATGCGGCCATGCGCCAACTGCTGGAAACCGGCTGGATGCACAACCGCTTGCGGATGATTGTGGCGATGTTCCTGACCAAGAATCTGCTGATCGACTGGCGTGAAGGCGAGCGCTTTTTCATGCGCCACCTGATCGACGGCGATCTGGCGGCGAACAACGGCGGCTGGCAATGGAGTTCTTCGACCGGCACCGATTCGGCGCCGTACTTCCGCATCTTCAATCCGCTGAACCAATCGGAAAAATTCGACAGCGAAGGCCTGTTCATCAAGCACTGGCTGCCTGAGCTGGCCGGCCTGAACAAGAAGGAAGTACACAACCCGGCCAGCGCCGGCGAACTGTTCGGCGTGGCGGATTATCCGGCGCCGATCGTCAATCTCGGGGCTTCGCGCGAACGCGCGCTGGCGGCGTTCAAGAACCTGCCGTCGCGCTCGTCTATGGAAGAAGTTCATGAGTGA
- a CDS encoding nuclear transport factor 2 family protein, with amino-acid sequence MSEFLRRFARQFAELNKDNLQRLGELYSDDIHFTDPLHEVQGLVQLRHYFSELYANVSELRFDFHGFDQIADGEGYLRWVMSYRHPRLAGGQLIRVAGCSHLLWRDKVYRHRDYFDAGAMLYEHLPVLGRVIAWLKRRMG; translated from the coding sequence ATGAGTGAATTCCTGCGCCGCTTCGCCCGCCAGTTTGCCGAGTTGAACAAAGACAACTTGCAACGTCTGGGCGAGCTGTACAGCGATGACATTCACTTCACCGACCCGCTGCATGAAGTGCAGGGGCTGGTGCAACTGCGACATTACTTCAGCGAGTTGTACGCCAACGTCAGCGAGCTGCGCTTCGATTTCCACGGCTTCGACCAGATCGCTGACGGCGAAGGCTACTTGCGCTGGGTCATGAGTTACCGCCACCCGCGTCTGGCCGGTGGTCAATTGATTCGCGTCGCCGGGTGTTCGCACCTGCTGTGGCGGGACAAGGTTTATCGCCACCGGGATTATTTCGATGCCGGGGCCATGCTGTATGAACATTTACCCGTATTGGGCCGGGTGATCGCCTGGTTGAAAAGGAGAATGGGATGA
- a CDS encoding SDR family NAD(P)-dependent oxidoreductase encodes MSRTPPRRYWLTGASSGIGAALAEDILKSGAHLAVSSRQVAPLKVLSQRYPGQVLVVAGDLTNSQTVREIGQQIEQAWGSLDSVILNAGTCEYVDARQFDASIIEHVVRTNLLASSYCIEAALPLLRKGTAPHLIGMASSVTYLPLPRAEAYGASKAGLRYLFESLRIDLAVEGIDVTIISPGFVETPLTAKNDFPMPLSWPVDKAARHIFAKLKDRPLEIAFPALFMAALWPLSKLPARLQLAIGKRMVRSNPPLRDPI; translated from the coding sequence ATGAGTCGTACACCTCCACGGCGTTATTGGCTGACCGGTGCCAGCAGTGGCATCGGCGCAGCACTGGCTGAAGACATTCTGAAAAGCGGCGCGCATCTGGCTGTCAGTTCGCGTCAGGTGGCACCGCTCAAAGTGCTGTCGCAACGCTACCCGGGGCAAGTGCTGGTGGTGGCCGGCGACCTGACCAACAGTCAGACCGTGCGCGAAATCGGCCAGCAGATCGAACAGGCCTGGGGCTCGCTGGACAGCGTGATTCTCAATGCCGGCACCTGCGAGTACGTCGATGCGCGACAGTTCGATGCCTCGATCATCGAACACGTGGTGCGCACCAACCTGCTCGCCAGCAGCTACTGCATCGAAGCAGCCCTGCCGTTGCTGCGCAAAGGCACCGCGCCGCATCTGATCGGCATGGCCAGTTCCGTGACCTACCTGCCGCTGCCCCGAGCCGAAGCCTACGGCGCGTCGAAAGCAGGGCTGCGCTATCTGTTCGAATCGCTGCGGATCGACCTGGCCGTCGAGGGCATCGATGTCACCATCATCAGCCCGGGTTTTGTCGAAACCCCGCTGACCGCCAAGAACGACTTCCCGATGCCGTTGAGCTGGCCTGTGGATAAAGCGGCGCGGCACATCTTCGCCAAGCTCAAGGATCGTCCGCTGGAGATCGCCTTTCCGGCACTGTTCATGGCGGCGCTGTGGCCACTGTCGAAGCTGCCGGCGCGCCTGCAACTGGCGATCGGCAAGCGCATGGTGCGCAGCAACCCACCGCTGCGGGACCCGATATGA
- a CDS encoding NAD(P)/FAD-dependent oxidoreductase produces the protein MKIAIVGSGIAGLTCAHLLNRRHDIMVFEASDWVGGHTHTVQVTVDGREYAVDTGFIVFNDWTYPNFIRLLGQIGVSFKPTEMSFSVTDPDSGLEYNGNNLNSLFAQRSNLLSPGFWGMLRDILRFNKEAQRDLAEQRIAADTTLDDYLKAGGYGERFILHYIVPMGSAIWSMPMAEMLNFPLQFFVRFFKNHGLLSVSDRPQWQVIEGGSSAYVAPLTAAFQDKIRLSCPVTRIDRDEHGVVIHSPAGIERFDKVVLACHSDQALQLLGTPSQAERSILGALPYADNEVVLHTDTRLLPTRKLAWASWNYRLSGAGHTHAAVTYDMNILQGIQSDTTFCVSLNQSAGISPFKVLAKYTYAHPQFSLAAVAAQNRWAELDGQQHTHYCGAYWANGFHEDGVVSALRVAAAFGESL, from the coding sequence ATGAAGATTGCCATTGTCGGCAGCGGAATCGCCGGCCTGACCTGCGCCCACCTGCTCAATCGCCGACACGACATCATGGTGTTCGAGGCCAGCGACTGGGTCGGCGGTCACACGCATACCGTGCAGGTGACCGTCGATGGCCGCGAATACGCCGTGGACACTGGGTTCATCGTGTTCAACGACTGGACCTATCCGAACTTCATTCGATTGCTTGGCCAGATCGGCGTGTCGTTCAAACCGACGGAAATGAGCTTCTCGGTTACCGACCCGGACTCCGGCCTGGAATACAACGGCAACAACCTCAACAGCCTCTTCGCCCAGCGCAGCAACCTGCTGTCCCCGGGGTTTTGGGGCATGTTGCGCGACATTCTGCGCTTCAATAAAGAAGCTCAGCGCGACCTCGCCGAACAGCGCATTGCCGCCGATACCACGCTCGACGATTACCTCAAGGCTGGCGGTTATGGCGAACGTTTCATCCTGCATTACATCGTGCCGATGGGCTCGGCGATCTGGTCGATGCCGATGGCCGAGATGCTCAATTTCCCGCTGCAATTCTTTGTGCGCTTCTTCAAGAATCATGGCCTGCTGTCAGTCAGTGATCGCCCGCAATGGCAGGTGATCGAGGGCGGCTCCAGTGCCTATGTCGCGCCACTGACCGCAGCGTTCCAGGACAAGATCCGCCTCAGTTGCCCGGTGACGCGCATCGATCGCGATGAACATGGCGTGGTTATCCACAGCCCGGCCGGCATCGAGCGTTTCGACAAAGTCGTGCTCGCCTGCCACAGCGACCAGGCCCTGCAATTGCTCGGCACGCCAAGCCAGGCGGAACGGTCGATCCTCGGCGCCCTGCCCTATGCCGATAACGAAGTTGTGCTGCATACCGATACCCGTCTGCTGCCGACCCGAAAACTAGCGTGGGCCAGCTGGAACTATCGCTTGAGCGGCGCCGGCCATACCCACGCGGCCGTCACTTACGACATGAACATCCTGCAGGGCATTCAGAGTGACACCACGTTCTGCGTCAGCCTCAATCAGAGCGCCGGGATCAGCCCGTTCAAGGTGCTCGCCAAATACACCTACGCCCACCCGCAATTCAGCCTCGCGGCGGTAGCGGCGCAAAACCGCTGGGCCGAACTCGACGGTCAGCAGCACACCCATTATTGCGGCGCCTACTGGGCCAACGGCTTTCATGAGGACGGCGTGGTCAGCGCGTTGCGCGTGGCCGCCGCGTTCGGGGAAAGCTTATGA
- a CDS encoding DUF1365 domain-containing protein, which yields MNSALYSGWIGHRRFSPRRHEFRYRIGLLYLDLAEQDAVFELSPFASRSRFAAFSFRETDYLKTFTGSGMRLIDAVRQQVGVAIGHQPQGSICLLTQPRSWGLAFNPVSFFYCHEADGQLAAILCEVTNTPWCERYHYVLPARTPTDLQDFHQHFAVAKAFHVSPFLPRDLEYRMSFSPAAQNLGVHMADWQGEHKLFDATLNLQREPLDRHSLHRYLRRFPWMTAKTCLAIYWQAVRLLLKRAPIFAHQAADGSFQIATVPPKEHHHEIL from the coding sequence ATGAACAGCGCCCTGTACAGCGGCTGGATTGGCCATCGGCGCTTTTCGCCCAGACGCCACGAATTCCGTTACCGGATCGGTCTGTTGTACCTCGATCTGGCGGAACAGGACGCCGTGTTCGAACTGTCGCCGTTTGCCAGTCGCAGCCGCTTTGCAGCGTTTTCGTTTCGCGAAACCGACTACCTGAAAACCTTCACCGGCAGCGGCATGCGCCTGATCGATGCGGTGCGCCAGCAAGTCGGCGTCGCCATCGGCCATCAACCGCAGGGTTCGATCTGCCTGCTGACCCAACCGCGCAGTTGGGGTCTGGCGTTCAATCCGGTGAGTTTCTTTTATTGCCACGAGGCCGACGGGCAACTGGCGGCGATTCTCTGCGAAGTCACCAACACGCCGTGGTGCGAGCGTTATCACTACGTGCTGCCGGCCCGCACACCGACCGACCTGCAAGACTTTCACCAGCACTTCGCCGTGGCCAAGGCCTTTCATGTCTCGCCGTTTTTGCCGCGTGACCTCGAGTACCGCATGAGCTTCAGCCCGGCTGCGCAAAATCTCGGCGTGCACATGGCCGACTGGCAGGGTGAGCACAAGCTGTTCGACGCCACGCTCAATCTGCAGCGCGAACCCCTCGACCGCCACAGCCTGCACCGCTACTTGCGACGTTTTCCGTGGATGACCGCGAAAACCTGTCTGGCGATTTACTGGCAAGCCGTGCGCCTGTTGCTCAAGCGTGCTCCGATTTTTGCTCATCAGGCTGCCGACGGCAGCTTTCAGATCGCCACTGTGCCTCCCAAGGAGCACCACCATGAAATCCTCTAG
- a CDS encoding SAM-dependent methyltransferase, with protein sequence MKSSSLSVSRFSTNGLTGSLLRRGVLRQLSQLKHGQLLVVEDGERLMFGTPGSHLLGEIHVQDAAVWGMVAGNGSIGAGEAFIHGYWSSPDLTAVVRVFVSNLDVLDAMERGLARLSRPLVQGLHWLNRNTRKGSQKNIAAHYDLGNDLFEQFLDPTMMYSAAQFLSPDDSLEQAQLNKLERICQKLALKPEDHLLEIGTGWGSMALYAAQQYGCRVTTTTLSKEQYAFTARRIEALGLQDRVTLLLTDYRDLTGEYDKLVSIEMIEAVGHRFLPTYFKQCAHLLKSNGLMLLQAITIREQRYEQAKRGVDFIQRYIFPGGALPCVQKMLEVVSRETDMNLLHMEDFGLHYARTLRLWHENFRRAHGRLSELGYDDYFLRLWEFYLCYCEGGFLERTIGTAQLLLAKPAAMPAPLLGRFDA encoded by the coding sequence ATGAAATCCTCTAGCCTGTCGGTCAGTCGCTTCAGCACCAACGGTTTGACCGGTTCGCTGCTGCGTCGCGGCGTTTTGCGGCAACTCAGTCAGCTCAAACACGGGCAATTGCTGGTGGTCGAGGATGGCGAACGCCTGATGTTCGGCACACCGGGCAGCCACCTGCTCGGCGAAATCCATGTGCAGGATGCAGCGGTGTGGGGCATGGTCGCCGGCAACGGATCGATTGGTGCCGGCGAAGCGTTTATCCACGGTTACTGGAGTTCACCGGACCTGACGGCGGTCGTGCGCGTGTTCGTCAGCAACCTCGACGTGCTCGACGCCATGGAGCGCGGTCTGGCCCGCCTCAGCCGGCCGCTGGTGCAAGGCCTGCACTGGCTCAACCGCAACACGCGCAAGGGGTCGCAGAAAAACATCGCGGCGCACTATGACCTCGGCAACGACCTGTTCGAACAGTTTCTCGACCCGACCATGATGTATTCGGCGGCGCAGTTCCTCAGCCCCGACGACAGCCTGGAACAGGCTCAGTTGAACAAGCTGGAACGGATCTGCCAGAAGCTCGCGCTCAAACCCGAAGATCACCTGCTGGAGATCGGCACCGGTTGGGGCAGCATGGCGCTGTACGCCGCGCAGCAATACGGCTGCCGTGTCACCACCACGACGCTGTCGAAAGAGCAGTACGCGTTTACCGCCAGGCGCATTGAAGCACTGGGGTTGCAGGATCGGGTAACGCTGCTGCTCACCGACTACCGCGACCTCACCGGCGAATACGACAAACTGGTGTCGATCGAGATGATCGAAGCGGTCGGTCACCGCTTCCTGCCCACCTATTTCAAGCAATGCGCGCACCTGCTCAAGAGCAACGGCCTGATGCTGTTGCAGGCGATCACCATCCGCGAGCAGCGCTACGAGCAGGCCAAGCGCGGCGTCGACTTCATCCAGCGCTACATCTTCCCCGGCGGCGCCCTGCCCTGCGTGCAGAAGATGCTCGAAGTGGTCAGCCGCGAGACCGATATGAACCTGCTGCACATGGAAGATTTCGGCCTGCACTACGCCCGCACCCTGCGCCTGTGGCACGAAAACTTTCGCCGCGCCCATGGCCGTTTGAGCGAGTTGGGTTACGACGATTACTTCCTGCGACTGTGGGAGTTTTACCTGTGCTACTGCGAGGGCGGGTTTCTGGAGCGCACCATCGGCACCGCGCAACTGCTGCTGGCCAAACCGGCCGCGATGCCGGCGCCGTTGCTCGGACGCTTCGATGCTTGA
- a CDS encoding DUF2878 domain-containing protein has translation MLERLTNAVLFQVGWLACVIGGDSLWLLLALAVLVVHFGWISSWAEEGRLILSVVLVGTAVDSLLRAAGVFEFQDLSPLIPLWLMLLWALLATTLRHCLQWSARPWWLASVLGAVGGAVSYYGGGRLAGVQFPYGELPTLIGIGLLWALLFPLLHAMARRLAH, from the coding sequence ATGCTTGAGCGGCTGACCAATGCCGTGCTGTTCCAGGTCGGCTGGCTGGCCTGTGTCATCGGCGGCGACAGTCTGTGGCTGCTGCTGGCGCTGGCGGTGCTGGTGGTCCATTTTGGTTGGATCAGCAGTTGGGCGGAGGAAGGTCGCCTGATCCTCAGCGTGGTGCTTGTCGGTACAGCCGTAGACAGTCTGTTGCGCGCTGCCGGCGTGTTCGAATTTCAGGATCTGTCGCCACTGATTCCGCTGTGGCTGATGCTGCTCTGGGCCTTGCTCGCGACCACGTTGCGTCACTGTCTGCAATGGAGCGCCCGCCCGTGGTGGCTGGCCAGTGTGCTCGGTGCGGTGGGTGGTGCGGTGTCCTATTACGGCGGTGGACGTTTGGCCGGGGTGCAGTTTCCCTACGGTGAACTGCCGACCCTGATCGGCATCGGCCTGCTGTGGGCGCTGCTGTTTCCGTTATTGCATGCGATGGCTCGGCGGTTGGCCCACTGA
- a CDS encoding YkgJ family cysteine cluster protein — translation MKTIPHQQITEPAVTCSTCAACCCQLEVMLITDTGVPERFIDTDEWGGEVMLRLDDGWCAALDRDSMMCTIYEKRPLICREFEMGAPECIEERKGIATAYR, via the coding sequence ATGAAAACCATTCCCCACCAGCAAATCACCGAGCCAGCGGTCACCTGTTCGACCTGCGCAGCGTGCTGTTGCCAGCTCGAAGTGATGCTGATCACCGACACCGGCGTGCCTGAGCGCTTTATCGATACTGATGAGTGGGGTGGTGAAGTGATGCTGCGTCTGGACGACGGCTGGTGCGCGGCGCTGGATCGCGACAGCATGATGTGCACGATCTATGAGAAACGCCCGCTGATCTGTCGCGAATTCGAGATGGGTGCACCGGAGTGCATTGAAGAACGCAAAGGCATTGCCACTGCTTACCGTTGA
- a CDS encoding acyloxyacyl hydrolase, whose product MKRLFCLAAIAAALMGQSITAQAAGVEFAVGATSDSTMTYRLGMNFDWDKSWLQSDVGRLTGYWSGAYTYWEGDKTSSNNSLSFSPVFVYEFAGQSVKPYVEAGIGVAAFSNTKYESNNIGGSFQFEDRIGFGLRFNGGHEVGIRATHYSNAGLASSNDGVESYALHYTMPL is encoded by the coding sequence GTGAAGCGACTATTCTGCTTGGCCGCGATTGCGGCCGCACTGATGGGGCAAAGTATTACCGCACAAGCCGCAGGCGTTGAGTTTGCAGTGGGTGCGACCAGCGATTCGACCATGACTTATCGCCTGGGCATGAATTTCGATTGGGACAAGAGCTGGCTGCAAAGTGACGTCGGTCGCCTGACCGGTTACTGGAGCGGCGCTTACACTTACTGGGAGGGTGACAAGACTTCCAGCAACAACAGCCTGTCGTTCTCCCCGGTATTCGTTTACGAGTTTGCCGGTCAGTCGGTCAAGCCGTACGTTGAGGCGGGTATTGGTGTCGCAGCGTTCTCCAACACCAAGTATGAAAGCAACAACATCGGCGGCTCTTTCCAGTTCGAAGACCGTATCGGTTTTGGTCTGCGCTTCAATGGCGGGCATGAAGTGGGGATTCGGGCGACGCACTATTCCAACGCCGGCCTGGCCAGCAGCAACGACGGTGTAGAAAGCTACGCGCTGCATTACACGATGCCGCTGTAA
- the murI gene encoding glutamate racemase: MREAPIAVFDSGVGGLSVLAEIQRLLPHESLLYFADCGHIPYGEKTPEFIRQRCNVMAGFFREQGAKALVIACNTATVAAVADLRRDFPEWPIVGMEPAVKPAAAATRSGVVGVLATTGTLQSAKFAALLDRFAADVRVITQPCPGLVELIESGDLHSVELRSLLQHYVEPLLANGCDTIILGCTHYPFLKPLLKTMIPDSISLIDTGAAVARQLQRLLAERDLLAEGPNRSVRFWTSADPAFFRKTLPLLGQVAGDVEKFSL, from the coding sequence ATGCGTGAGGCGCCGATCGCGGTGTTCGATTCCGGTGTCGGCGGCTTGTCGGTACTGGCTGAAATCCAGCGTTTGCTGCCCCATGAATCACTGCTGTATTTCGCCGATTGCGGGCATATTCCCTACGGCGAGAAAACCCCGGAGTTCATCCGCCAGCGCTGCAATGTGATGGCCGGTTTTTTCCGTGAGCAGGGCGCCAAGGCCCTGGTGATCGCCTGCAACACGGCGACGGTGGCCGCTGTTGCCGATCTGCGCCGTGATTTCCCCGAATGGCCGATCGTTGGCATGGAGCCGGCGGTCAAACCCGCAGCTGCCGCCACCCGCAGCGGTGTGGTGGGCGTACTCGCCACCACCGGCACGTTGCAGAGTGCCAAGTTCGCCGCGTTGCTCGACCGCTTCGCCGCTGACGTTCGCGTCATCACCCAGCCGTGCCCCGGTCTGGTGGAACTGATTGAAAGCGGTGATCTGCACAGCGTCGAGTTGCGCAGCCTGCTTCAGCATTACGTCGAGCCGCTGCTGGCCAACGGTTGCGACACGATCATTCTTGGCTGCACTCACTATCCGTTTCTCAAGCCGCTGCTCAAGACGATGATTCCCGACAGCATCAGCCTGATTGACACTGGCGCAGCCGTAGCGCGGCAACTGCAACGGTTGCTGGCCGAACGTGATCTGCTCGCCGAAGGGCCGAACCGATCGGTCAGATTCTGGACCAGTGCCGACCCCGCGTTCTTCCGCAAGACCCTGCCCCTGTTGGGTCAGGTTGCCGGCGACGTCGAAAAATTCAGCTTGTAA